One window of the Cryptomeria japonica chromosome 7, Sugi_1.0, whole genome shotgun sequence genome contains the following:
- the LOC131056226 gene encoding secoisolariciresinol dehydrogenase isoform X2 has protein sequence MKYRLQGKVALITGGSAGLGEATVRLFANHGARVIIADIADEDGIKVVETLSPWATYIHCDVSKEQDVSAAVDLALEKHGKLDIMFNNAGITDFQKGSVAEYEMEQFERVMSVNVKGVMHGIKHAARVMILQRLLCIWPARDLNM, from the coding sequence ATGAAATACAGACTGCAAGGCAAGGTTGCATTGATCACAGGAGGATCAGCAGGACTCGGTGAAGCCACCGTTAGGCTGTTTGCCAATCATGGAGCCAGAGTCATAATTGCAGACATTGCAGACGAAGACGGTATAAAAGTGGTGGAAACCCTTTCTCCCTGGGCGACATATATCCACTGTGACGTGAGCAAAGAGCAAGATGTAAGCGCAGCAGTGGATTTAGCTTTGGAAAAGCATGGAAAACTAGACATAATGTTTAATAACGCAGGAATCACTGACTTCCAGAAGGGGAGCGTGGCAGAGTATGAGATGGAGCAATTCGAGCGAGTGATGAGCGTAAATGTAAAAGGAGTAATGCACGGCATTAAGCACGCAGCCCGTGTTATGATATTGCAGAGGCTGCTCTGTATCTGGCCAGCGAGGGATCTAAATATGTAA
- the LOC131056226 gene encoding borneol dehydrogenase, mitochondrial isoform X1 produces the protein MAAAAVLKRLQGKVALITGGSAGLGEATVRLFANHGARVIIADIADEDGIKVVETLSPWATYIHCDVSKEQDVSAAVDLALEKHGKLDIMFNNAGITDFQKGSVAEYEMEQFERVMSVNVKGVMHGIKHAARVMILQRLLCIWPARDLNM, from the exons ATGGCTGCAGCTGCTGTACTGAAAAG ACTGCAAGGCAAGGTTGCATTGATCACAGGAGGATCAGCAGGACTCGGTGAAGCCACCGTTAGGCTGTTTGCCAATCATGGAGCCAGAGTCATAATTGCAGACATTGCAGACGAAGACGGTATAAAAGTGGTGGAAACCCTTTCTCCCTGGGCGACATATATCCACTGTGACGTGAGCAAAGAGCAAGATGTAAGCGCAGCAGTGGATTTAGCTTTGGAAAAGCATGGAAAACTAGACATAATGTTTAATAACGCAGGAATCACTGACTTCCAGAAGGGGAGCGTGGCAGAGTATGAGATGGAGCAATTCGAGCGAGTGATGAGCGTAAATGTAAAAGGAGTAATGCACGGCATTAAGCACGCAGCCCGTGTTATGATATTGCAGAGGCTGCTCTGTATCTGGCCAGCGAGGGATCTAAATATGTAA